A region of Solanum dulcamara chromosome 7, daSolDulc1.2, whole genome shotgun sequence DNA encodes the following proteins:
- the LOC129894699 gene encoding uncharacterized protein LOC129894699, which produces MEAKQVTEQLQQARSKRGNMVRQTYLHIIGEQPRLQWKCLLFKNVARPKAYFIMWLMLQKRLMTTDRLTKWGMKVSKKCVLCQMTDEIIEHLFVQCQFSICLWNRLLAWSHNHDPIPANWDQFLKWCIRHGKVKVVATQIFKIILAKCVYAIWIERNNRVFQKKSSSVEYMAKEIAYITIVRAKSTLRNVLNSFIF; this is translated from the coding sequence ATGGAGGCTAAGCAAGTAACTGAACAATTGCAACAGGCAAGGAGTAAAAGGGGTAACATGGTTAGGCAAACATACCTGCACATAATAGGGGAGCAACCAAGATTGCAGTGGAAGTGCCTTTTGTTCAAGAATGTAGCTAGACCTAAAGCTTATTTTATCATGTGGCTCATGCTTCAGAAGAGATTAATGACTACAGACAGATTAACTAAATGGGGAATGAAGGTGTCAAAGAAGTGTGTACTGTGTCAAATGACAGATGAAATCATAGAGCATTTATTTGTGCAATGCCAATTCTCCATCTGCCTATGGAACAGGTTACTTGCATGGAGCCATAACCATGATCCTATTCCTGCTAATTGGGATCAATTTCTGAAATGGTGTATTCGGCATGGGAAAGTGAAAGTTGTAGCAACTCAAATCTTCAAAATCATTCTGGCAAAATGTGTGTATGCGATATGGATTGAGAGAAACAATAGAGTATTTCAGAAGAAAAGTAGCTCTGTAGAGTATATGGCTAAAGAGATAGCCTACATCACTATAGTTAGAGCTAAGTCCACCTTAAGAAATGTATTGAATAGCTTCATTTTTTGA